The Tenebrio molitor chromosome 7, icTenMoli1.1, whole genome shotgun sequence region TATATCAAAAAAGTGTAGTTATTGaaagaaatggaaaaaaaattggaatcaTCGGAGTCATCGTCAAGACAGCTAATGTAagttatttttgaataaagtcACTGAGTTTTACAGACATTTTTGAGCAAGATACTTACACATTCATAATTCTTTTCAAGGTTTTAACCGTGATATCTTTCTGTTGCcagatatactcgtacatttgACGACTAAGATAGTCTTAAtcttgtaatttaaaaatagcaagataacaaaacaatacttttaaaaaatctttagtTTAGAAAACTAATCACTGAAAGCAAATATGTTCCAATTGAACCTGATTAGATAATCTAAATTATTAACTATATTTTGGCAGGAAATTTCTAATACAgaacaattgaaattcttTGACGAATCTGAATCTGTTAATGCTGAGGCTGAACGACTGGTGAAAGAAGAAAACGTCTTCACAAATGTAGTCTTGTCCCATTCTGGGTACGACACTGAGCAAGAAATCGCCAAGAAGGCAACTGCTGCTTCTAAAATTGGTTTAGTCGTGGGCGGACACTCCCACACTTTTCTTTATACAGGAGGTAAACCTTTCACTCTTCTCGAACAACttctaattttttgtaacagaACCTGTACCCGGACCTGCGACTCCTGCTGGACCTTATCCAACAATCGTTGAAAGAGTCGACGGCAAACAAGTACTAGTCGTTCAAGCGTCATGTTACTGCAGGTATCTTGGAAACATCACAGTATCTTATGACGAAAACGGCGATTGCGTTGACTGGTCCGGTTCTCCTATATTTCTAGACACAAGTGTACCTCAAGGTAATCAAAAATTGATGTAACAATTTCTCTCTTTCAATGTATCTTTCAGATGCAACAATTAATCAAGAAATGGAGCCCTGGAAAGATGAAGTAGACGAACTGGGAGATAAAATAGTGGGAAAAACGTTGGTGACTCTTGACCAAACAATGTGCAGACACTCTGAGTGTCTACTAGGTGATTTCGTCGCTGATGCTATGGTTTACAGCgtaagtgttaaaagtttACAACTGCATGGTCTTGAAATAGCTATTCTAGTACGCTGAAGTGGCAGAGGAATCTTCATGGACTTACGCAGCGTTAGCAGTGGTAAATGCTGGTGGTTTAAGGACAACCATTGAAACTGGAGGTAATCGGTAAGATTTGTTAACAACAATTGACTCTTGTGGTTTTAGACATAACTTACAACGACATGATCACCGCTCAGCCATTTGGAAGTACCTTCGATGTTGGCGAGATCGAAGGAAAGTACCTTAAAGAAATGTTTGAGTTCACCATGACTCCTTACAATTACGGACGAGCTTACGTTGACATAAATCTGCTACAAGTTTCAGGTGATTTTCTAATATTTAAGCTTTTCAACTGAGTACtcaagtttttaatttgtcaaggTTTTCGTTTGGTTTACAATTTGACCCAACCCAGTGGTTCACGCGTGGAATCAATCAAAGTTCGCTGCAACGATTGCACCATCCC contains the following coding sequences:
- the LOC138135589 gene encoding apyrase-like, whose product is MNFNAAIFCWLFFVTVSVAKPKQSEFDLTVLHINDFHARFEETNDEGGTCKSEECIGGFSRVYEVISEALAQHPDSVLLNGGDNFQGTLWYNLFKWNVTQYFLNKLPFDAVVLGNHEFDDGIKGAVPFIKSLKAPVIVSNINDTLEPDIQNIYQKSVVIERNGKKIGIIGVIVKTANEISNTEQLKFFDESESVNAEAERLVKEENVFTNVVLSHSGYDTEQEIAKKATAASKIGLVVGGHSHTFLYTGEPVPGPATPAGPYPTIVERVDGKQVLVVQASCYCRYLGNITVSYDENGDCVDWSGSPIFLDTSVPQDATINQEMEPWKDEVDELGDKIVGKTLVTLDQTMCRHSECLLGDFVADAMVYSYAEVAEESSWTYAALAVVNAGGLRTTIETGDITYNDMITAQPFGSTFDVGEIEGKYLKEMFEFTMTPYNYGRAYVDINLLQVSGFRLVYNLTQPSGSRVESIKVRCNDCTIPAYEDLDLNKTYRLIVTSFLKNGGDGYQVLTNNLKNVKVGRVDIDVLLDYLQTRSPVVEEIEGRLQFIGETKIRYKNL